One Brassica napus cultivar Da-Ae chromosome C4, Da-Ae, whole genome shotgun sequence genomic region harbors:
- the LOC106391849 gene encoding calmodulin-like protein 5, giving the protein MVRIFLLYNLLNSFLLSLVPKKLRSLFPLSWFDKTPHKNSSMLPSPSPSSAPTRKTDPSELKRVFQTFDKNGDGRITKTELNDSLENLGIYIPDKDLTQMIHNIDANGDGCVDIDEFESLYSSIVDEHRKDGETEEDDMKDAFNVFDQDGDGFITVEELKSVMGSLGLKQGKTLEGCKKMIMQVDGDGDGRVNYKEFLQMMRGGGFSCSNN; this is encoded by the coding sequence ATGGTGAGAATCTTCCTTCTCTACAATCTCTTAAACTCTTTTCTCCTCTCTTTAGTACCAAAGAAGCTACGAAGTCTCTTCCCTCTCTCTTGGTTCGACAAAACTCCCCACAAGAACTCATCCATGTTACCATCTCCCTCACCATCCTCTGCTCCAACGAGAAAAACAGATCCCTCCGAGCTGAAACGCGTTTTCCAGACCTTCGACAAGAACGGAGACGGCCGAATCACCAAAACCGAGCTCAACGACTCGCTAGAGAATCTTGGAATCTACATACCAGACAAAGACCTCACTCAGATGATCCACAACATCGACGCCAACGGCGATGGGTGCGTGGACATAGACGAGTTCGAGTCCCTGTACAGCTCCATCGTCGATGAGCATCGCAAGGATGGAGAAACAGAGGAAGATGACATGAAAGACGCGTTTAACGTGTTTGACCAGGACGGAGATGGTTTCATCACTGTGGAGGAGTTGAAGTCTGTGATGGGTTCCTTGGGACTCAAGCAAGGTAAAACATTGGAAGGCTGCAAGAAGATGATTATGCAAGTGGATGGTGATGGAGATGGTAGAGTCAATTACAAAGAGTTTCTTCAGATGATGAGAGGTGGTGGTTTTAGCTGCAGTAATAACTGA
- the LOC106391847 gene encoding uncharacterized protein LOC106391847 → MNGTHRHHLLQLVLSCRKITAQVTQPGTSTIIAMASSSEQEFLAQSRANLYRFPRSNNFWDSKTASRVGEKLGLRLRELGVDAVSIDAEEEISRPVHHRKRVLPLFDSVRRSGIRVDGTDQLNDVVPRD, encoded by the coding sequence ATGAACGGGACCCACCGTCACCATCTCCTCCAGCTAGTCCTATCCTGCCGCAAGATCACGGCGCAGGTGACTCAACCAGGTACCTCCACCATCATAGCCATGGCTTCCTCCTCCGAGCAAGAGTTCCTCGCCCAGAGCCGCGCCAATCTCTACCGCTTCCCTCGCTCCAACAACTTCTGGGACTCCAAGACGGCCTCTCGCGTCGGCGAGAAGCTCGGTCTGCGTCTCAGAGAGCTCGGCGTCGACGCCGTCTCCATTGACGCGGAGGAAGAGATCTCAAGACCCGTTCACCACCGTAAAAGGGTTTTGCCGTTGTTTGACTCCGTCCGTCGCAGTGGAATCAGAGTCGATGGAACTGATCAGTTAAACGATGTCGTCCCCAGAGATTGA